TTGCGCTCCTCGCCCTCGCCCAGCACGCGGCGCGCGAGCACCACCTGGCCCTTGGCGATGTCCTTGGGTCCCACCTCGATGCGGAAGGGGACGCCCTTGAGCTCCCACTCGAAGAACTTGGCGCCCGGCGTCATCTTCTCGCGGTCGTCGATGTGCGTGCGCGCGGGCGCCAGCGCGGCGGCCAGCTCGCGCGCCTTGGCCATCACCACCTCGCGCTCCTCGTCCTTGCGGTAGATGGGGACGATGACCACCTGGATGGGCGCCACGCGCGGCGGCATCACCAGCCCCGCGTCGTCGCCATGCGTCATCACCAGGCCGCCCACCATGCGCGTGCTCACGCCCCACGACGTGTTCCAGGCGAACTCCTCGCCGCCGGTTTCCGTGGCGAACTTGAGCTCGAACTGCTTGGCGAAGTTCTGCCCCAGGTTGTGCGAGGTGCCGTTCTGAAGCGCCTTGTTGTCGCGCATCATCGCCTCGCACGTGTAGGTGCGAAGCGCGCCCGCGAACCGCTCGGACTCGCTCTTCTGGCCCACGACCACGGGCATGGCGAGGTACTCCTCCATGAACTCGCGGTACACGCCGAGCATCTGCAGGGCCTCGGCCTCCGCCTCGTCGTGCGTGGCGTGCGCGGTGTGCCCCTCCTGCCACAGGAACTCGGTGGTGCGCAGGAAGAGGCGCGTCCTCATCTCCCACCGCACCACGTTCGCCCACTGGTTGTAGAGGAGCGGCAGGTCGCGGTAGCTCTGCACCCACTTGGAGAACATCTCGTAGATGATGGTCTCGGACGTGGGCCGCACGATCAGCGGCTCCTCCAGCTTGCTGTCCGGGTCGGGGATCAGCCCGCCGCCCTCCACGGCCTTGAGGCGCGTGTGGGTGACGATCGCCGCCTCCTTGGCGAACCCTTCCACGTGCTCCGCCTCGCGCGCCAGGAAGCTCTGCGGGATGAAGAGCGGGAAGTAGGCGTTCTGGTGCCCCGTCTCCTTGAAGCGCTGGTCGAGCCGGTCGCGCATCAGCTCCCACAGCCGGTAGCCGTAGGGGCGGATCACCATGCACCCGCGCACGGGCGAGTAGTCCGCAAGCTCGGCCTTGAGCACCACCTCGTTGTACCAGGCGCTGAAATCCTCCGCCTGCGTCGTCAGCTTCTTGTCGTCTGCCATGGGGTAAGGTAGATAGTCGCAAGGGACCAGCGGCTGCGGGCTGTTTGAATCGGTTCAGATGAAGATGTCGCGCACCGGCAGCTTCCAACCGGGAACCACGTCTTCACCGTCAATTACTCCATCTTCGCCCAGCTCCAGCGGAATGCGTCCGGGGCGATGGACTGTAACGAACCGGTTAGCCGGGTCTACGACGACCACCATGGAGGTGCCCGCGATCAGGTACTCCCCCACCTTCTTTCGGACCTCGGTGTACCGGTCGTTCGGCGAGACGACTTCAACCGCCAGGTCGGGCGCGCCTCTCCAGAAACCTTTCCCGACTCCGCCCGCCTGTTCGATCCGTTCGCGTCGGATGAATGCGAGATCCGGAACACGTATGGTGTCGGGGTCGCTCGCGAGCCTGAACGTCGGGTCGGCCGTACCCACTACGCCCAACTTGTTCTTGCGCACGTAGTGGTTCAGCTCCGTCGCGAAGTTCGCCGCCACGACGCTGTGCTCGATTCCGGCGGGTGCCATATCTCGGATTTCCCCTTCCACCAGCTCACGGCGTGTCCCGTCATCGGGGAGCGCCAGGAACTCGTCGGCGGTAATCGCTTGAAGTTGTGTGGCCATTCGTCACCTCTTAACGGCAAGACACTGCTGACGTTCTGCCAGCATTACCCCTCGTCGCTGCGGG
This is a stretch of genomic DNA from Longimicrobium sp.. It encodes these proteins:
- the proS gene encoding proline--tRNA ligase, producing MADDKKLTTQAEDFSAWYNEVVLKAELADYSPVRGCMVIRPYGYRLWELMRDRLDQRFKETGHQNAYFPLFIPQSFLAREAEHVEGFAKEAAIVTHTRLKAVEGGGLIPDPDSKLEEPLIVRPTSETIIYEMFSKWVQSYRDLPLLYNQWANVVRWEMRTRLFLRTTEFLWQEGHTAHATHDEAEAEALQMLGVYREFMEEYLAMPVVVGQKSESERFAGALRTYTCEAMMRDNKALQNGTSHNLGQNFAKQFELKFATETGGEEFAWNTSWGVSTRMVGGLVMTHGDDAGLVMPPRVAPIQVVIVPIYRKDEEREVVMAKARELAAALAPARTHIDDREKMTPGAKFFEWELKGVPFRIEVGPKDIAKGQVVLARRVLGEGEERKQFLPEAEVTGSMQQRLEEYHTFLFERARARREANSHRGVTDYEQFRGIVEGEGGFVYAGWCGSADCEARVKDETKATIRCLPFEEFRSPTPPAACLACGGEVKHEAIWARAY
- a CDS encoding Uma2 family endonuclease; translated protein: MATQLQAITADEFLALPDDGTRRELVEGEIRDMAPAGIEHSVVAANFATELNHYVRKNKLGVVGTADPTFRLASDPDTIRVPDLAFIRRERIEQAGGVGKGFWRGAPDLAVEVVSPNDRYTEVRKKVGEYLIAGTSMVVVVDPANRFVTVHRPGRIPLELGEDGVIDGEDVVPGWKLPVRDIFI